One segment of Thermococcus sp. DNA contains the following:
- a CDS encoding family 4A encapsulin nanocompartment shell protein translates to MRGDLIRVLSLVEEKANELKLDGFEPDVVLVGRKAYEFIKAQVNEEFGGDEEVLELSGLRVRILDELGNDAVVIDSKALGYAPAAKRFTVVM, encoded by the coding sequence ATGCGCGGGGATTTGATACGAGTTCTCAGCTTGGTTGAGGAGAAGGCAAACGAGCTCAAGCTGGATGGTTTTGAGCCCGACGTTGTTCTTGTTGGCAGAAAAGCCTACGAGTTCATAAAGGCTCAGGTAAACGAGGAATTCGGTGGCGACGAGGAAGTTCTTGAGTTGTCTGGGCTAAGGGTTAGAATACTCGATGAGCTTGGAAATGACGCTGTCGTTATCGACAGTAAAGCCCTCGGCTACGCTCCAGCTGCAAAACGTTTCACCGTCGTGATGTGA